The following coding sequences lie in one Pseudomonas syringae CC1557 genomic window:
- the aceF gene encoding dihydrolipoyllysine-residue acetyltransferase yields MSELIRVPDIGNGEGEVIELMVKVGDRIEADQSVLTLESDKASMEIPAPKAGVIKSMKVKLGDRLKEGDELFELEVEGEAAAAPAPAAEPAAAPAPAAAEKPAEAAPAAPAPAASASVQDIHVPDIGSSGKAKIIELMVKVGDSIQADQSLITLESDKASMEIPSPAAGVVESIEVKLDQEVGTGDLILKLKVEGAAPAAAPAPAASAPAAAPAKAEAAAPAAAPAPKTEAAPAPAAPAKDGAKVHAGPAVRQLAREFGVELSAVSATGPHGRVLKEDVQVYVKAMMQKAKEAPAGGASGGSGIPPIPEVDFSRFGEIEEVPMTRLMQLGASGLHRSWLNIPHVTQFDQADITDLEAFRVAQKGAAEKAGVKLTVLPLLLKSCAHLLKELPDFNASLAPSGKAVIRKKYVHIGFAVDTPDGLLVPVIRDVDQKSLLQLAAEAAALAEKARNKKLTANDMQGACFTISSLGHIGGTGFTPIVNAPEVAILGVSKATIQPVWDGKAFQPKLMLPLSLSYDHRVINGAAAARFTKRLSELLADIRTILL; encoded by the coding sequence GTGAGTGAGTTAATTCGCGTACCCGACATCGGTAACGGTGAAGGTGAAGTCATTGAATTGATGGTCAAGGTTGGCGATCGTATCGAAGCCGACCAGAGCGTCCTGACCCTTGAGTCGGACAAGGCGAGCATGGAAATCCCTGCTCCCAAGGCTGGCGTCATCAAGAGCATGAAGGTCAAGCTTGGCGACCGCCTGAAAGAAGGCGACGAGCTGTTCGAGCTGGAAGTGGAAGGCGAAGCCGCTGCTGCGCCGGCGCCTGCTGCCGAACCTGCTGCTGCGCCTGCACCGGCGGCGGCCGAGAAACCGGCTGAAGCTGCACCGGCTGCTCCCGCTCCTGCTGCCAGCGCTTCGGTTCAGGATATCCACGTGCCGGACATCGGTTCGTCGGGCAAGGCCAAGATCATCGAGCTGATGGTCAAGGTCGGTGATTCGATTCAGGCTGATCAGTCGCTGATCACACTGGAATCCGACAAGGCCAGCATGGAGATCCCGTCTCCAGCCGCAGGCGTTGTGGAAAGCATTGAAGTCAAACTGGATCAGGAAGTCGGCACCGGCGACCTGATTCTGAAGCTGAAAGTCGAAGGCGCTGCGCCTGCTGCTGCCCCGGCTCCGGCCGCCAGCGCACCGGCTGCTGCTCCGGCCAAGGCTGAAGCGGCTGCTCCGGCTGCGGCTCCAGCACCGAAGACCGAAGCTGCACCTGCTCCGGCCGCACCGGCCAAAGACGGCGCCAAGGTTCACGCTGGCCCGGCGGTTCGTCAGCTGGCCCGCGAGTTCGGCGTCGAGCTGAGCGCAGTCAGTGCCACCGGCCCGCACGGTCGTGTGCTGAAAGAAGACGTTCAGGTTTACGTCAAGGCCATGATGCAGAAGGCCAAGGAAGCTCCAGCTGGCGGCGCAAGCGGCGGCTCGGGCATCCCGCCGATCCCGGAAGTCGATTTCAGCCGTTTCGGCGAAATCGAAGAAGTGCCGATGACTCGCCTGATGCAATTGGGCGCGTCGGGCCTGCACCGCAGCTGGCTGAACATCCCGCACGTCACGCAATTCGACCAGGCCGACATTACCGACCTGGAAGCTTTCCGCGTCGCGCAGAAAGGTGCTGCCGAGAAGGCCGGCGTCAAGCTGACCGTGCTGCCGCTACTGCTCAAGTCCTGCGCGCACCTGCTCAAGGAACTGCCGGACTTCAACGCTTCGCTGGCGCCAAGCGGCAAGGCTGTGATCCGCAAGAAGTACGTGCACATCGGCTTTGCCGTGGACACTCCGGACGGTCTGTTGGTCCCGGTCATCCGCGATGTCGATCAGAAGAGCCTGTTGCAACTGGCCGCCGAAGCCGCTGCACTGGCTGAAAAGGCGCGCAACAAGAAGCTGACGGCGAACGACATGCAGGGCGCGTGCTTCACCATTTCCAGCCTGGGTCACATTGGCGGCACCGGCTTCACGCCGATCGTCAACGCGCCGGAAGTCGCGATCCTGGGTGTTTCCAAGGCAACCATCCAGCCAGTCTGGGACGGCAAAGCCTTCCAGCCGAAACTGATGCTGCCACTGTCGCTGTCCTACGATCACCGCGTGATCAACGGCGCAGCTGCTGCCCGCTTCACCAAGCGCTTGAGCGAATTGCTGGCGGACATCCGCACAATTCTGCTGTAA